The Comamonas sp. GB3 AK4-5 genome includes a region encoding these proteins:
- a CDS encoding HD-GYP domain-containing protein, which yields MYIQLDIGWLRHPFPVSSFRIGSPEQIQALQSLGIRSIRCIPAKSDAEISPALLSLSIAEGDGTEQQPLRIPAPLLMQARSSGQSVPPRRSQPQEDGPLAVRTERAALQMCNQRFTVAADGYRKVLDEVVSAPEQALQTSQRLVGDYITELLDSSQTTIRLLSENVGERQGAHPINVTVLSLLLGKAHGLDAACLMDLGLAALLHDVGKLDIDPRCAENLPGLTDGQRQEYEKHVGASVAYAQRMGLSARVLTAIAQHHEAADGSGFPLHLLQEDLTVEGQILALTNCYDKLCNPVGLASAMTPHEALSVLFAQRRGGFTREFVELFVRVLGVYPPGSVVQLSDERYGMVVAVDSAQPLKPQVLLYQADVAQDDAQPVALAQLPGVVIKRSLRPSQLPREVLDYLLPRKRVCYFFERAVPLLVQQGEVS from the coding sequence ATGTATATCCAGCTGGACATCGGCTGGCTGCGCCATCCTTTTCCTGTGAGCAGTTTTCGCATCGGCAGCCCGGAGCAAATCCAGGCGCTGCAGTCGCTGGGAATACGCTCAATCCGTTGTATTCCTGCCAAAAGTGATGCGGAGATATCGCCTGCTTTACTTTCCCTTTCAATTGCAGAAGGTGACGGTACGGAGCAGCAGCCCTTGCGCATACCTGCCCCCCTGTTGATGCAGGCCAGGTCTTCGGGACAAAGCGTGCCGCCCCGCCGGAGTCAGCCGCAGGAAGACGGACCACTCGCGGTCCGTACGGAGCGTGCCGCATTGCAAATGTGCAACCAACGCTTTACGGTGGCAGCTGATGGATACCGCAAGGTGTTGGATGAGGTGGTGAGCGCTCCCGAACAAGCTCTGCAAACCAGCCAGCGTTTGGTGGGGGACTACATCACCGAGCTGCTGGACAGCTCGCAGACCACCATCCGGCTGTTGTCCGAAAACGTGGGGGAGCGGCAAGGTGCCCACCCCATCAATGTGACGGTCTTGTCGCTGCTGCTCGGCAAGGCGCATGGCTTGGATGCGGCGTGCTTGATGGATCTGGGTCTGGCGGCTTTGCTGCACGATGTGGGCAAGCTTGATATCGATCCGCGCTGTGCAGAGAACCTGCCTGGGCTCACGGATGGCCAGCGGCAGGAATATGAAAAGCATGTGGGGGCTTCGGTGGCCTATGCCCAGCGCATGGGGCTGTCGGCACGGGTGTTGACGGCGATTGCCCAGCACCACGAGGCGGCAGATGGGTCGGGGTTCCCGCTGCACCTGCTGCAGGAGGACTTGACGGTGGAAGGGCAAATCCTGGCGCTGACCAACTGCTATGACAAGCTGTGCAATCCGGTGGGTCTGGCCTCGGCCATGACGCCGCACGAGGCCCTTTCCGTGCTTTTTGCCCAACGCCGCGGCGGTTTCACGCGCGAGTTCGTGGAGCTGTTTGTGCGCGTGCTGGGGGTGTATCCCCCGGGCTCGGTGGTGCAACTGAGCGATGAGCGCTACGGCATGGTGGTGGCGGTGGACAGCGCGCAGCCACTCAAGCCACAGGTGCTGCTGTACCAGGCCGATGTGGCGCAAGACGATGCACAGCCCGTGGCCTTGGCGCAGCTGCCCGGGGTGGTGATCAAGCGCAGCCTGCGGCCATCGCAGCTGCCGCGCGAGGTGCTGGACTATCTCCTTCCGCGCAAACGTGTGTGCTATTTCTTCGAGCGGGCCGTTCCGTTGCTGGTTCAGCAAGGGGAGGTGTCATGA
- a CDS encoding sulfite exporter TauE/SafE family protein, protein MWLSLLGTAFFMGLVGGPHCLAMCAAPCAAVTGLELGPEAGTRTSIPVHADGVQPARQSRISARWLAFHGGRLLGYAALGGVAAYAMERVAWFSDRTTALHPLWVMLHLAALAWGLLLLFQARQPAWLERSGRQLWAVVQRWLHMPGGTWLTGCLWALLPCGLLYSGVLVAALAGSVWLGAVSMLAFGVGTGLWLAAGPWLWRRVSVLPQWRAAWGMRVAGALLVAVSVWALWMDVVVQPSQWCR, encoded by the coding sequence CATTGTCTTGCAATGTGCGCAGCGCCTTGCGCGGCGGTGACGGGGCTGGAGTTGGGGCCGGAAGCCGGCACCCGTACCAGCATTCCCGTGCATGCGGATGGTGTGCAGCCGGCCCGGCAGTCCCGGATTTCGGCGCGTTGGCTGGCCTTTCATGGCGGGCGTTTGCTGGGCTATGCAGCGCTGGGTGGCGTGGCAGCCTATGCCATGGAGCGCGTCGCGTGGTTTTCCGATCGCACCACGGCGCTGCACCCCTTGTGGGTGATGCTGCACCTGGCCGCGCTGGCTTGGGGTTTGCTGCTGCTGTTTCAGGCACGCCAGCCTGCCTGGCTGGAGCGCAGCGGTCGCCAGCTGTGGGCGGTGGTGCAGCGCTGGCTGCATATGCCGGGTGGCACCTGGCTCACCGGTTGCCTGTGGGCACTGCTTCCCTGCGGCTTGCTGTACTCTGGCGTTTTGGTGGCTGCTTTGGCCGGTAGCGTGTGGCTGGGGGCGGTGAGCATGCTGGCCTTTGGTGTCGGCACCGGGCTGTGGCTGGCGGCTGGGCCTTGGTTGTGGCGCCGCGTCAGCGTGCTGCCCCAGTGGCGTGCGGCCTGGGGCATGCGGGTGGCGGGTGCCTTGCTGGTGGCTGTGTCTGTCTGGGCGTTGTGGATGGATGTGGTGGTGCAGCCCTCGCAGTGGTGCCGCTGA